DNA sequence from the Leptolyngbya sp. SIO1E4 genome:
ACTCGATCGCGTCCAGTTCTAATGACGTGTGGCTAGGGGGGGTGACATTCCATAGATGGACGATCTTCGTGGGGGTCAAATTCAGAGTGATCAAGTCTTGGAGCAGGGCATCATAATCCTCTCGGCATTGAGGATTGACCGTGTATTCCCTGGGGCTGGTAGCAGAAGGGTCTGGGCTCTTAAATTGCTCCCCAGCTCTGACTGTAATCACATCATGGCCTTCAAGCTCCAGTTGCTGCAGGATCTTTGCGCCCAAACCACACTCATCGATAAACATTAACCAGCAGCCAGACTCAGTTCTCTGAATCGTGGGTGGCAGGGCAGAGCGCTTCCATGAAGGGACATAAAACCAATCAGTCATATCCGGCTTTTTGCCGGATGAGACTTGAGTAACTTTCTCAACAGCTTGCGGTTCCAGGGTTTGGGTAAAGGCTGCAGACACCGGTAGCGCTGCTGCTGGTGCCCGGGCCATCAAGACATGCTGTCCCAACGTGTCAGTAGCCGGGAACGCGCTCACTTCCGCAAACCCATGCTCCAAAAGGGCGGCTCGCCACTGCTGCCGCGATAAAAACGGATTGCCTTGACTGCGCCCTCCATCCGCCACTGGATTCATCAATAAGCCCCAGGTAGTATCAAAGTAGGGTGACGCTTGGGTTAGCTCACAAATTAGCAGTAAGCCATTCGGAGCAAGCAAAGAGCGGATATGTTGGAGCGTTTCTCCGATATTTTGGGTCGCATGCAGCACATTGACGGCGATCGCCATATCAAAACTGTGCTCTTCATACCCTTGTTCTGTGGGAGGTTGCTCAATGTCCAGGAGACGATAGTCGATGAAGGGATAAGCACTAAACCGCTTTTTACCACTGTTGAGGAAGGCAGCCCCGATATCAGTAAAGGTATAGTGAATACGATGGTGCGGCAGCACGGGTAACACCTCCCGCGTGGCCAGACCTTGCCCTCCACCGACTTCGAGAATTCTCAGATGGGTTAACGACGGTAAGGTGTCTACGACTTGCTTTGAGATCGCCTGCAAGATGCCGTTGTAATAAGCATTTAAGGGGAATTGCTGGTTGATATCTTCTGTCTCATCAAAGTCGTATATAAAATCCTGAAAGAACTTCAACGGTTCTTGTTCGCCCGTCAGAACAGAGGCCAGATTTTCACCACAGTTTTGGACTAAATCGACGATTTTTGGCCGATCTACCCACTTGCCTCTAACCTCCTCTAGGAGCACCTTTACAGAATCTGTTGAACAGGATGCTAAATGACTGAATAACGACCCTTCTTGCTTGAGTTGCCCCTGCTCTACTAAGACTTGCAGCCATCGAGAGACTAGTTGCCGATAGTGCGGAACTATCCGACACTGTGCCAAAAGCGCTTCCATTGAATCCTGCTGAGCCGGGCTCTCAAAAACCCCTAACTGCCTCAGTCCACGATTCATATAAGCCAGACACAGAGACTCTAAACTAGCTTGGTTCTCTAAATAGCCCTCTGCGTCGAAATCTGAGGTGCCGACATCGGCCTGGTATTGACCCGCCTGCACTAAAGATCGCCAAAGGTTAGAGGTCGAGGGTAACTGTCCACTGACGGCGGCTTTGGGTGCCTCAATCCAATATCTTTGCCGCTCAAAGGGATAGGTGGGCAACGGCAGTCGATGACGTCGCTGGTGTGCGTAAAAGCCAGACCAATCAATATCGACTCCCGCCAGCCACGACTGGCCCACAGTCTTCAACAAAAACGCGACATCTGAATCCGCCTCTTGCGGATGTCTGATACAGGACAACACGACCTGCTCAGGCACCTTCTCAGGATGTCGCTTCGCTAGGGTTGTTAAGGTGCGGCCTGGCCCGATCTCTAATAAAATCTGCGACGGCTCTTGCAATAACGCTTCCAACCCAGAGGCCCACTGCACCGGTTGCCGTAAATGCTTCGCCCAATAGGCTGGACTCGTTGCTTCTTCAGCCCTAATCCAGGTTCCCGTCACATTGGAGAGATAGGGGATTTGGGGCGCACTGAGGCGGACTTGCTTCACCTTTTGCGTGAAGCTCTCTAATATCGGCTCCATCATCGGCGAATGGAACGCGTGGGAGGTATGGAGACGGCGACCTTCTATCCCTTGACTGGCTAACTGGCGCTCTAATACCTCTACTGCCCCGGTTACCCCTGAAACGACACAAGCTGCAGGTCCATTAATCACCGCTATGGACAGTTCCTTGCCTAACAGAGGTATCACCTCTTGCTCTGCTAGGGGCACCGCTAGCATGCTCCCGGACGGCAACCTCTGCATCAACTTTCCGCGTGCCGCCACCAGGGCTAAAGCATCCTCCAACGACAGCACGCTCGCCAGGGTGGCCGCGACATATTCCCCAATGCTGTGGCCCATCATAGCCTGCGGACGCACGCCCCATTCCTGCCACAGGTGGGCTAAGGCATACTCAATCACAAACAGGGCCGGTTGAGCTATCGCCGTCTGACGCAGTTGCTCACTCGCGGACGCGAACTGCTCAGCAGCCGGATACAGGATTTGGCGCAGGTCTAGCCCCAGGTGCGGTTTCAGCAGCTCACAGCAGATATCCACTTGTTCGGTAAAGGTGGCTTCACTTTGGTAGAGTTCCTGGGCCATGTTCACGTATTGGGCTCCCTGCCCTGAGAACATAAACACCACGGGCCGCTCCCCAGGTGCTTGCAGGTGCGTCCCAACCCGGCCAGGCTCCAGGCTACTGAGGGCACTTTGGGCGGTCTCAATCCCTTGGCTCACCACAAAACGGCGATGGTTGAAGGCTCTGCGACCCACACTGAGGGTATACGCCACATCCGCCAAATTCAGCTCACCATCCAGGTATTGCGCCAAGTTGGTGGTGGCGGCTTCTAACGCGGAACTGGTTTTGGCTGAGAGCAGCAGCAACTGCCACGGGCGCGATGGCCCAGACGCCTCAACCGACGGCGCTTCTTCCAACACCACATGGGCATTGGTGCCACCGACCCCAAACGAACTCACCCCCGCCCGACGCGGTGTCCCGTTCGTTTCCCAGGGTGTTAGCTGGGTATTGACGTAAAATGGGCTGTTGGCAAAATCGATCTCAGGATTTGGGGCTTCAAAGTGCAGACTCGGAGGAATCTGTTGATGCTTCAACGCCAGGACGGTCTTGATTAACCCCGTTACCCCAGAGGCTGAATTGAGATGCCCAACATTGGTTTTGACTGAGCCAATGCCACAGAAGCCCTTCTTCTGAGTGCTGGCACGAAAGACTTGTGTCAGCGCTGCAATTTCAATCGGGTCTCCCAAAGCGGTGCCGGTTCCGTGGGCTTCAATGTAGGTAATGGTTTCGGGATTAAAACCCGCGATCGCCTGACTCTCAGCAATGGCCTCGGCTTGCCCCTCAACACTAGGGGCCGTATAGCCCACCTTCGAGGAACCGTCATTGTTAATTGCGGAACCTTTAATCACGGCATGAATACAGTCGCCATCGGCCAGGGCATCCTCCAATCGCTTCAGCACCACAATGCCCACCCCATTACCAAAAATGGTTCCCTGGGCGTCAGCATCAAAGGCCCGACAGTGACCATCCGGCGAAGAAAACCCGCCTAACTGATACAGATACCCCGATTCTTGCGGCACCTGGATGGCAATACCACCTGCCAACGCTGCATCGCACTCGTAACTCAGCAATCCTCGGCAGGCCAAATGAACCGCAACCAATGATGTGGAGCAAGCCGTGCTGACGTTAAAGCTGGGTCCCTGCAAATTCAACTTATAGGAAGCTCGGGTCGCGATATAGTCCTTATCATTACCAATCAAGACCGTTTCCCCGACCATGGACTTGAGCGGCTCATGGGTTGCAGTCAGATTGTTTAATAGATAGCTGCTGAGGTTACCGCCCGCATAAACGCCGACCAGCCCTGACTCCGTTTCAGGGTCATAGCCTGCGTCTTCTAGCGCCTCCCAAGCACATTCCAAAAACAGGCGATGCTGCGGATCCATCATTTCAGCTTCACGGGCTGAAAAACCGAAGAATCGAGCGTCAAACCTCTCAATGTCGTCTAACACCGCCCCAGCTTTGACATAGCTAGCATCATTGAGCAGCGCTGAATCTGCCCCTGCAGCCACCAACTCCTCATCTGTGAAGAAGGAAATGGATTCGACCCCCTCACAAAGGTTCTGCCAAAACTGATCGATCCCTTTTGCCCCAGGGAAACGGCCCGCCATGCCCACAATCGCGATGCCTTTCAGAGGATTAGGCGTTGTTTGATTATCCACGTCCTTTCCTCCTTCGCTTCATCAGTTGGAGTTCTTCAGCCATCGCATCTTGCTGCCGCTTGGCCCGGGTGTGAGCTTGCTGAAAAGTCGGTTGCTCAACTTCTTGGCTGATATATTTTGTCAAATCGCTGATGGTCGGATATTGAAATAAATCAGTGGTGGAAAAATCTTTCTGGAATGTTTCTTGGAGCTTGCTCCGTACCTGAACGATCAGGAGTGAATCGCCACCCAGCTCAAAAAAGTTATCACCAATCCCGACCTGCTTGATTCCAAGCACCTCTTGCCAGATAGTGGCAAGCTTTTTCTCGACCTCATTTTTGGGAGCAACGTAATCATTATTGAGCTGAGGTCTTGCATGGGTTGGTGGAGCCAGTACGCCTCGTTTGGGCTGATCTATCACCTCTGGAGAAGTAAGTATATGACCCATCGGTTGGTGATGAGTGCCAGCCAATAGATCCGTGGTCGAGACCAAAATTTGAGGGACTGCACTCCCTAAAACCCGTTTAAATACCTCAATGCCTTCTGAGGGTAGTAATCCATCCTTGAGAAAATCCACTTGGAATTCACTAGTAGTCATCGGCTTTTTAAAGGCATTAGACCCGATGGAAGCCCTGCTGGAAGACCGACGCGATCGCACAGCCAGGGAGGGTAGCGCTTCTCTGGCGGGCTGACTCACGCCAGGTTTCGCCAGCACCAGGTTTCTGATGGGGGCTTTATCTTCCAAAGAAACGACAATCTTGCCGATATGCTTGGCCTCGGCCATATATTGAAAGGCCACGGCCACGGCCGTAATAGGAAATACTTTATGAGAAATAGGAGTAAAGTCACCCGCTTTAAAGTGAAGGGCTAGTTCACGCCACAGAGCATTAAAGTTAGGTAATTCTGGATCGACTTGAATCGCAAAGAACGATAGGCGTTTCTCGAAGGCCCCGAGATCCAATTGGCTATGGTTGAGGATATCTCGCAGCCCCAGTTCTAGGAAGCGTCCATAGCGCGCCAGCACCGAGAGCCCCTTCGAGACAAACTCTCCCCCCAATGAATTCAAAACAACATCTACCCCGCTGCCGCGAGTCTGTTGCATCACTTCATCGGCAAACGCCACAGACCGAGAATCCATGACATGTTCAATGCCCAATGAGTGCAAGAACTGCCGCTTTTCAGGGTTGCCAGCGGTCGCAAAAATTTCTGCCCCCACCCACTGGGCGATCTGTACGGCTGCCATCCCTACACCGCCAGCCGCCGCATGAATCAATACCTTCTCCCCTTGACTAAGCTGTCCCATCTTGATGAGGGCATGGTAGGCCGTGGTGAAGGCGATCGGCAGGGTGGCGGCTTCCTGCATACTCAGATGCGCTGGCTTTGGAGCCACTAACCGAGCGGGCGTTGTGATAAACCGGCTGAAGCACGAAGAGCCAAAGGCCATCACCTCATCGCCGATCGCAAAGTCTTCAATCGCTTCTCCCACAGCAACAATCTGGCCCGCACATTCGAGTCCGAATTTAAAGCCAGGTGCAGTAGGCGGCATTAACCCCGCGGCAAACAGCACTTCTTTGAAGTTGAGACCCGTCGCACTGACTTCAATTTCCACCTCCTCTGGCCCAGGCTTTTTACGGGTGTCGGGGCGAAAGGTTAGGGTATTGAGGCTGCCCGGAGATGAAATGTCTAAATAGAAATTCTCGCTGCTGGGGATGCTATCTTCGGCCAGCGACGCTGCTCCGTTTTGAGGCGTAGATGGTGGAGCTGTAGTCGTGTCAGGTTCGCTGAAGTCTCCTTTTCCGAGATCTAAACGCCTTAGGGTATAGTCTTCAACCTTAACCAGCTCCGTTCCCTGGTCGTCCATGATCGTGACGTTGAAACTCAGCGTCTCGGCTTGGGGCTGGAAATTCTCAACGGCTGTGACGTAGCTATACACTTTGGACGGCAGCGCCCCGTTTATCCTGAGCTTCTTATAGGAAAACGGCAGGTAAAAACTGTCCGCTTGGAATTTGAGAATGGGGAAGCCAAGGGCGCAGTCTAATAGAGATGGATGAAGCTTGTATACCTTCAGGTCATCCCTAAATGCCTCCGGCAACGCCAGAACGGCAAACCCCTGATTTTTCCCCAGCTTGACTTGCTCAACGCAGCGCCATCTTTCCCCTAGCGCTAACAGTTCGGTTGGCGGCCCATATTGCTGTTTCGCAGGCATGACCTCGCCCGGCTGAAAGCTAGCCTCAATGGCTTGAAGGTTGTGCTTTTCAATCAACGTTGATTCGGTAAAGCCGATTTTCCCCGTAGCATGTTCAATCCAGTCCTCAGACTCTGGATGTGATTGGCTCACAATCCGGAATTCAAAGCCATCCCCCTGCTTGTGTAAACAGGTTCGCACTTCCTTCTCCTGATGCTCTTCTAAGACCAGTGGGGTCAGAAAAGTCATGTCTTGGATTTCCAGGGTTCCTTTCCGGGAATGGCTTTCACCTGCCGCTAAAACCATCTCCAGGTAGGCCGTGCCGGGAAGGGTTGCCTGGCCTCTAACCCGATGCTCATCTAGAAACCAATACTTCTGGGCGCTCAAGCTAGAAATATAGGTTGCGTCGGAGCCTTCAACCAGCACTCGGTCGAATAAAGGATGGGTCACTGAGCGGGATTGAGGTTGCGCAATGCTTCGGTTTTGCACTAATTTTTTCGCGGCCTCTACCGCCATGCCACTGCCTTGCCAGGTCGCCCAATTGAGTGAGATCACAGGCGTTCCATCTGCGGCAGTTTTGTAGTGAGCAAAGGCATCGAGAAAGTTATTGGCTGCGGAATAGCTAATCTGCCCAGATATCGGAGTGACTGCCGTACCGGATGAGCAAAGGACAATAAAATCCAGCTCACTATCGTTGAAGAGGGTATCGAGAACAAGTGTTCCCCTCACCTTAGGCGCGAAGACACTTTCAACGTCCTCACGGGTTTTGAGCCCAATCAGACCTTCCCCCAAAACGCCAGCCGCGTGGATGACACCATTAATCTGACCAAACTGCGCCTGAGCTTGAGCAATAACGGGTTGCATTGCTTCCAGGTTGGCGACATCTGCCTGCGCTATGAAAACTTCAGCCCCTAGTTCTTCCAGAGCTTTTAGTTGGCCAATCTTATGGCTGACATCATTATCGCGATCGTGACTGCTTAACCACTCGTCCCACTCGTCCTTTGCCGGAAACGCTGAACGTCCGGTCAGGATGAGCTTGGCGCGTACCGCCTTCGTGAGGTATGAAGCCAGGGTAAGTCCAATCGTTCCGAGTCCACCGGTAATCAGATAGACACCCGCTTGTCTTAACCTGGATGTGCCCTCAAAGGCTTCAGTCAATCGAACTGGCTCAAGGGCTGGCACCCAGCGATGAAGATCACGATAAGCAATAACATCGTCGGCAGACTTGCCTTTGAGTTCCGCCCACAAAGTCTCTAACAGCGTTTTTTCCTGCCAGCTGTCAGCTTCGGGAAGCGAGATATCGATACTGCGGCAGCAGATGTGGGAATATTCTAGCGGAATGGCTCTCACAGCTCCCAGCAAGGTGGCCTTCTCTGGAGAAAGCAGTTCTTTCCCGGTGACTGGCTGTATGTCGTTGGAAATAACGGTAACTTGCAATTCATCCGTCAGAGTCTGTTTTCCCAATGCCTGGACTAAAAACAGCAGTGAGTAGAATCCTTTTTCTTGAGTCAGGTCAGTTGCTTCTAGTCCTGATGCGGTGCCTTTCTGCAGTGCCACATTCCACAGATGTAAAATCTTGGTGGGTTTCACCTGGCAGGCCAGCAGGTCTTTGAGCAGAGCGTCGTAGTCATCCTTTTGTTGAGGGTTAAGGGTATACGCCCGTTGGCCTGGGATTAATTGCTCATTCGCGCTAAATTGTGCCCCCGTTCTGACCGTAATTACATCGTGACCTTCACGCTCCAGTCGCTGCAGGATTTGCGTCCCCAGCGCCCATTCATCAACAAACACTAGCCAGCATGCCGACTCAGCCGCCTGTTGCTTGGGTTGAAACGGGGACGGCGGTAGCGAGCGTTTCCATGAAGGGAGATAGAACCACTCAGCCATATCTGGCTTTTTGCCGCATGAGACTGGCGGAGCAAGCTCCGCCTCTTTGGGCTCAAGGGGTGTCGTAAATGCGGCTGGAGCCGATAGCGTGGCTGGCATAGATGCCTGCGCGACGAGGATATGCTGTCCCAACGCATCCGTTTCAGGGAAAGCTTCCACTTCCACAAACCCATGGCGTAAAAGGGCTTCCTGCCACTGTTGTTTGGCTAAAAATGGATTCCCTCGGCTGCGTTCCTCATCCTCCAGCGGGTTCATCAACAACCCCCAGGTGATGTCGAAGTCTAAGGCGGCTTCGGTGATCTCCCACATCAACAGCAGACCATTCGGCGCGAGTAGAGAGCGCACATGTTGGAGGGTTTCGCCCATGTTTTTGGTCACATGCAGCACATTGACGGCTACCACCAAGTCAAAACTGTGGCTTTCATACCCCTGTTCCGTAGGCGATCGCTCAATGTCCAGGAAGCGATAGTCAATAAACGGGTAGTCACTAAATTGCTTTTTGCATCTGTTTAAGGCCGCTGCCCCCACATCCGTAAAGGTATAGCTCGTCTGCTCGGATGGCAACACCGGGAGCAGTTCGCGCGTCGCTAACCCTTGGCCACCACCGATTTCAAGCACTCTCAGGTGCGTTGACCGGGGCAATGAGTCAACAACTTGTTGGGCGATCGCCCGCAAGATGCTGTTGTAGTAGGTATGCCAGGGGAATTCGATATTGTCATCTTCGGCTTCATCAAAGTCGTACAGCAGACCTTGGAAAAGTTCCAACGGTTCTTTTTCGCCCCTCAGGACGGAGACAAGGCTTTCACCACACCGCTCGACTAAATCGATCGCTTTTGGTTTATCTGCCCACCTGACTCTGGCCTCCCTTAAGCGATCCATGACGGCGTCAGTTGAACAGGGCACCAGCTGGCTAAATCGCTTTCCATCTTGCTGTAGGTGCCCCCGTTCGACCAAGACTTGCAGCCAGCGAGACAACAGTTGCCGATAGCGAGCACTGATCGGAAACTGCTCCAAAAGCCCCTCTATTGAATACGGTTGAGAGTTCTTGGCAAACGCGCCCAACTGCCTTAGTGCCCTGTTCATATAGGCCAGGCACAACGATTCCAAGATGGGTCGGTTCTCTAAATAAGCCTGCTCGTCGAATTCAGCGGTTCCCACCGTTGCCTGATGTTGACCAGCCTGCATGAGAGATTTCCACAGGTCTGATGCGGTGGGCAAGGACGGATATTCTCCAGTTTCCAACTTGGGCGGATCAATCCAGTAACGCTCACGCTCAAAAGGATAGGTAGGCAAGGGGAGACGATGGCGCTGCTCATGGGCGTAAAATCCTGACCAATCTACCCGCACACCCGTTAGCCAGAGCTGCCCCAAGGTGTTCAACAAAAACGCCACATCTGATTGTTTCTCTTGGGGGTGGCGGAGTGACGTTAAGATGACCTGCTCAGGTTGCTTCGCTGGGTGCTGTTTTGCTAATGTGCTTAACGTTCTCCCAGGCCCCACCTCTAACAACACTTGAGTCGGTTGCTTCAACAATACTTGCAAGCCTTCAGCAAAGCGCACTGTTTGCCGCAGATGAGACGTCCAATAAGCCGGAGAGGTTGCCTCCTGGGTCGTAATCCAGGTACCGGTAAGGTTAGAAATATAGGAAATTTGTGGAGAGGTTAAATTAACTTGCTGAACCCGTTCTTGGAAAGCCTCTAGAATAGGCTCCATCATCGGCGAATGGAAGGCATGGGAAGTGTGCAGACGCCGACTTTCTATGCCAGCGGAAGATAACTGATGTTGGAGCGCTGCGATCGCCTCTGTTGCCCCCGAAATGACACAGGAAGCTTCCCCATTAATGGTTGCCAGAGAGAGCGTTTCACCCAACCAGGGTTGCACCTCTTTTTCTGACAAAGGAACTGCCAGCATACTCCCTGAGGGTAATTGCTGCATCAGTTGGCCGCGCACTGTCACCAGCGCTAATGCATCTTCAAGGGAAAATACCCCTGCAAGACAGGCTGCCACATATTCACCGATGCTGTGACCAATCATCGCCACCGGATGCACGCCCCAAGACATGCACAATTGGGCCAAAGCGTACTCAATGACAAATAGAGCCGGTTGCGTAATTGCCGTCTGCTGCAATTGCTGTGCCGCATTTTCAGCCCCTGTGTCGGTGGGATATAGCAGTTGTCGCAAATCTAACCCGAGTTGAGGTTGGAGCAAGTCACAACAGCGATCGCACACTTGGCGGAATACCGGCTCACTTTGGTATATTTCCTGCGCCATGTTCACATACTGCGCACCTTGACCGGTGAACATGAACGCAACAGAGCGCTCAGTTAACTCGTGAAATTGGGTCAAACTCCGTGGCGGACTTGCGGCTAGGGCGTCTAGGGCATCGTCAACATCTTCTGCCAAGATCATGCGGCGATGACTAAACCCCTGACGGCCCATTTGGAGCGTGTAAGCGACATCGGCTAAGTTTAGGGCTGGATGGTGCTTTAAGTGTGTCGCTAAGTTAGCCGTCATCGTTTCTAAAGCCGAACTGGTTTTAGCGGAAAGCAGAATAAGTTGCTTAGCCCTGGAAGCACTGGGCATTTCCAATACAGGGGCTTCTTCCAGAATGACATGGGCATTGGTGCCGCCAAACCCGAAGGAGCTAACGCCAGCGCGGCGCGGGGTACCATTGGCTTTCCACTCCGACAGCTCAGTGTTCACGTAAAACGGGCTATTTTCAAAATCAATTTGGGGATTGGGCGTCTCAAAGTTGAGCGTCGGTGGCAGCAGTTTGCGGTCGAGCGCCAAAACTGTCTTAATTAAACCGGCAATTCCAGCGGCTGCATCCAGATGCCCGACATTCGTTTTCACCGAGCCCAGGGCACAGTAGTCTTTCTTATCCGTACTGGCTCGAAACGCCCGTTTCAATGCTGCGACTTCGATAGGATCTCCTAAGGTCGTTCCGGTGCCGTGGGCTTCGATATATGTGATGGTTTCTGG
Encoded proteins:
- a CDS encoding SDR family NAD(P)-dependent oxidoreductase, which encodes MMSESTGLEVAVIGISGRFPKSKDVESFWENLINGIELTSIFSDSDSEGIDSDKQLSKPVKTGAILDDIELFDASFFGFNPREVETMDPQHRLFLECAWEALENAGYNSEIEERPIGVYAGVGMGTYLLYNLSPNRNLIESRGFLPTLVGVDKDYLPTRVSYKLNLKGPSLSVGTACSSSLVAVHLACQSLLSGECDMALATGVAVKVPQTELTLSPGEIASPDGHCRAFDAKANGTTGGNGIGVVVLKRLEDAIADRDHVYAVIKGSAVNNDGAVKVGYTAPSEEGQARAIRAAQIMAEVEPETITYIEAHGTGTTLGDPIEVAALKRAFRASTDKKDYCALGSVKTNVGHLDAAAGIAGLIKTVLALDRKLLPPTLNFETPNPQIDFENSPFYVNTELSEWKANGTPRRAGVSSFGFGGTNAHVILEEAPVLEMPSASRAKQLILLSAKTSSALETMTANLATHLKHHPALNLADVAYTLQMGRQGFSHRRMILAEDVDDALDALAASPPRSLTQFHELTERSVAFMFTGQGAQYVNMAQEIYQSEPVFRQVCDRCCDLLQPQLGLDLRQLLYPTDTGAENAAQQLQQTAITQPALFVIEYALAQLCMSWGVHPVAMIGHSIGEYVAACLAGVFSLEDALALVTVRGQLMQQLPSGSMLAVPLSEKEVQPWLGETLSLATINGEASCVISGATEAIAALQHQLSSAGIESRRLHTSHAFHSPMMEPILEAFQERVQQVNLTSPQISYISNLTGTWITTQEATSPAYWTSHLRQTVRFAEGLQVLLKQPTQVLLEVGPGRTLSTLAKQHPAKQPEQVILTSLRHPQEKQSDVAFLLNTLGQLWLTGVRVDWSGFYAHEQRHRLPLPTYPFERERYWIDPPKLETGEYPSLPTASDLWKSLMQAGQHQATVGTAEFDEQAYLENRPILESLCLAYMNRALRQLGAFAKNSQPYSIEGLLEQFPISARYRQLLSRWLQVLVERGHLQQDGKRFSQLVPCSTDAVMDRLREARVRWADKPKAIDLVERCGESLVSVLRGEKEPLELFQGLLYDFDEAEDDNIEFPWHTYYNSILRAIAQQVVDSLPRSTHLRVLEIGGGQGLATRELLPVLPSEQTSYTFTDVGAAALNRCKKQFSDYPFIDYRFLDIERSPTEQGYESHSFDLVVAVNVLHVTKNMGETLQHVRSLLAPNGLLLMWEITEAALDFDITWGLLMNPLEDEERSRGNPFLAKQQWQEALLRHGFVEVEAFPETDALGQHILVAQASMPATLSAPAAFTTPLEPKEAELAPPVSCGKKPDMAEWFYLPSWKRSLPPSPFQPKQQAAESACWLVFVDEWALGTQILQRLEREGHDVITVRTGAQFSANEQLIPGQRAYTLNPQQKDDYDALLKDLLACQVKPTKILHLWNVALQKGTASGLEATDLTQEKGFYSLLFLVQALGKQTLTDELQVTVISNDIQPVTGKELLSPEKATLLGAVRAIPLEYSHICCRSIDISLPEADSWQEKTLLETLWAELKGKSADDVIAYRDLHRWVPALEPVRLTEAFEGTSRLRQAGVYLITGGLGTIGLTLASYLTKAVRAKLILTGRSAFPAKDEWDEWLSSHDRDNDVSHKIGQLKALEELGAEVFIAQADVANLEAMQPVIAQAQAQFGQINGVIHAAGVLGEGLIGLKTREDVESVFAPKVRGTLVLDTLFNDSELDFIVLCSSGTAVTPISGQISYSAANNFLDAFAHYKTAADGTPVISLNWATWQGSGMAVEAAKKLVQNRSIAQPQSRSVTHPLFDRVLVEGSDATYISSLSAQKYWFLDEHRVRGQATLPGTAYLEMVLAAGESHSRKGTLEIQDMTFLTPLVLEEHQEKEVRTCLHKQGDGFEFRIVSQSHPESEDWIEHATGKIGFTESTLIEKHNLQAIEASFQPGEVMPAKQQYGPPTELLALGERWRCVEQVKLGKNQGFAVLALPEAFRDDLKVYKLHPSLLDCALGFPILKFQADSFYLPFSYKKLRINGALPSKVYSYVTAVENFQPQAETLSFNVTIMDDQGTELVKVEDYTLRRLDLGKGDFSEPDTTTAPPSTPQNGAASLAEDSIPSSENFYLDISSPGSLNTLTFRPDTRKKPGPEEVEIEVSATGLNFKEVLFAAGLMPPTAPGFKFGLECAGQIVAVGEAIEDFAIGDEVMAFGSSCFSRFITTPARLVAPKPAHLSMQEAATLPIAFTTAYHALIKMGQLSQGEKVLIHAAAGGVGMAAVQIAQWVGAEIFATAGNPEKRQFLHSLGIEHVMDSRSVAFADEVMQQTRGSGVDVVLNSLGGEFVSKGLSVLARYGRFLELGLRDILNHSQLDLGAFEKRLSFFAIQVDPELPNFNALWRELALHFKAGDFTPISHKVFPITAVAVAFQYMAEAKHIGKIVVSLEDKAPIRNLVLAKPGVSQPAREALPSLAVRSRRSSSRASIGSNAFKKPMTTSEFQVDFLKDGLLPSEGIEVFKRVLGSAVPQILVSTTDLLAGTHHQPMGHILTSPEVIDQPKRGVLAPPTHARPQLNNDYVAPKNEVEKKLATIWQEVLGIKQVGIGDNFFELGGDSLLIVQVRSKLQETFQKDFSTTDLFQYPTISDLTKYISQEVEQPTFQQAHTRAKRQQDAMAEELQLMKRRRKGRG